A region from the Myxococcales bacterium genome encodes:
- the tmk gene encoding dTMP kinase: MEGLFVVLEGIDGAGTTTQAARLVERLRRDGVNARATREPSDGPVGMMVRQVLTGRIVVPGGRAPGWATMALLFAADRLDHVESEIEPQIAAGGVIVSDRYDASSLAYQSVTSGTEGAQALEWIRHINRHARRPDLTIVLDVSAGVGASRRESRGEAAQLYEQNEVQRALADFYKDLQKHQPDDRVVVVDGSKPIDEVQELVYAAFRDFAATSPKR; the protein is encoded by the coding sequence ATGGAAGGCCTGTTCGTCGTACTCGAAGGCATCGATGGCGCCGGCACGACGACGCAAGCGGCGAGGCTCGTGGAGCGCCTCCGTCGCGACGGTGTCAATGCGCGCGCGACCCGCGAGCCGAGCGATGGTCCCGTCGGCATGATGGTGCGGCAGGTCCTCACAGGGCGCATTGTGGTCCCCGGTGGTCGCGCTCCCGGCTGGGCGACCATGGCGTTGCTCTTTGCCGCCGACCGCCTCGATCATGTTGAGAGCGAGATCGAGCCGCAAATCGCCGCCGGTGGCGTCATCGTGTCAGACCGGTACGACGCGTCGAGCCTCGCCTACCAAAGCGTCACGAGCGGAACCGAGGGGGCTCAAGCGCTCGAGTGGATCCGTCACATCAACCGACACGCCCGTCGCCCCGACCTCACCATCGTCCTCGACGTGAGCGCCGGCGTCGGGGCGTCGCGCCGCGAGTCGCGCGGCGAGGCGGCCCAACTCTACGAACAAAACGAGGTGCAGCGCGCGCTGGCGGACTTCTACAAGGACTTGCAGAAGCATCAGCCGGATGATCGGGTCGTCGTCGTGGATGGCTCGAAGCCCATCGACGAGGTGCAGGAGCTCGTCTACGCGGCCTTTCGGGACTTCGCGGCTACCTCGCCAAAGCGCTGA
- a CDS encoding ABC transporter permease, whose translation MARRAPAIGLVVTRSGEALAVLVLLASLVFFALRLLPGDPAALVLGDQASPRELALLRNRLHLDEPMAKQYGRFLWGLPRLDFGESLRRPGVRASSRVAVALGPTAELTFLAMGIGATGGLAVAVLAVGPWLGRRRRYVDRALVVVAATPLLSFAPLFTYLLAARWRVVPLPGDPDAGFRGALFAAGLLAIPLAAQLGRITRAALAEVVDLPFIVVARAKGGSSARAFWLHALPACVGPVVTVLATQLGALLGGAVVLERLFERPGLGTLILEAYASRDLPVLEAGVVAAGALFVFAQTGAAFVHAALDPRVRS comes from the coding sequence TTGGCACGGCGCGCCCCGGCGATCGGTCTCGTCGTTACCCGCTCCGGCGAAGCGCTCGCCGTCCTCGTCCTGCTCGCCTCCCTGGTCTTCTTCGCGCTCCGGCTCCTGCCGGGCGATCCGGCGGCGCTTGTCCTCGGCGATCAAGCGAGCCCTCGCGAGCTCGCGCTCTTGCGCAATCGGCTCCATCTGGACGAACCGATGGCGAAACAATACGGGCGCTTCCTGTGGGGCCTGCCGCGGCTCGACTTTGGCGAATCGCTCCGTCGCCCCGGAGTGCGGGCCTCCAGCCGCGTCGCCGTCGCGCTCGGTCCTACCGCCGAGCTCACCTTCCTGGCCATGGGCATCGGCGCGACGGGCGGGCTCGCCGTCGCCGTCCTCGCTGTGGGACCGTGGCTTGGTCGCCGTCGGCGCTACGTCGACCGGGCGCTCGTCGTTGTGGCCGCCACGCCCCTCTTGTCGTTCGCCCCGCTCTTCACGTACCTGCTGGCGGCTCGCTGGCGCGTGGTGCCGTTGCCCGGTGATCCCGACGCGGGCTTTCGCGGCGCCCTCTTCGCGGCAGGCCTCTTGGCTATTCCGTTGGCGGCGCAGCTTGGACGCATCACCCGCGCGGCGCTCGCGGAGGTCGTCGACCTCCCTTTCATCGTGGTTGCGCGCGCCAAGGGCGGCAGCAGCGCTCGCGCGTTCTGGCTCCACGCATTGCCGGCGTGCGTCGGCCCCGTCGTGACGGTCCTCGCCACGCAGTTGGGCGCGCTCCTCGGCGGCGCGGTGGTCCTTGAGCGACTCTTCGAGCGGCCCGGGCTCGGGACCCTGATCCTCGAAGCCTACGCGTCTCGCGATCTGCCGGTGCTTGAGGCGGGCGTTGTGGCGGCCGGAGCGCTCTTCGTGTTCGCGCAGACCGGTGCCGCGTTCGTTCACGCGGCGCTCGACCCGCGGGTGCGCTCGTGA
- a CDS encoding DUF4149 domain-containing protein — MKAPRPPRRALALDAVSTLALAVWFGGLVVLGAVVAPIVFRTVPMPTAADAMTLVFRRFDSVALGAAIVACLAEGAALAWGYARVRSHTVMLFAAAALALVQAMALSAPIEALHREGAVRGRGAPGERLEVLHRWAERSAKTQVLLLAGCLFLGRVNTKKRLPV; from the coding sequence TTGAAGGCGCCGCGACCGCCGCGTCGGGCCCTGGCCCTCGATGCCGTCTCCACGCTGGCGCTCGCCGTCTGGTTCGGCGGCCTCGTCGTGCTCGGCGCCGTCGTCGCGCCCATCGTGTTTCGTACCGTGCCGATGCCCACGGCGGCCGACGCCATGACGCTCGTGTTTCGTCGCTTTGACAGCGTCGCTCTTGGCGCAGCGATCGTCGCGTGCCTCGCTGAAGGGGCCGCCCTCGCGTGGGGCTACGCCCGCGTGCGGAGCCACACGGTGATGCTCTTCGCGGCTGCGGCGCTGGCCCTCGTCCAAGCCATGGCCCTCTCGGCGCCCATCGAAGCCCTGCATCGCGAAGGCGCCGTGCGCGGCCGGGGCGCTCCCGGCGAGCGCCTCGAGGTGCTCCACCGCTGGGCCGAGCGCTCGGCGAAGACGCAGGTGCTGCTGCTTGCGGGGTGTTTGTTCCTCGGCCGCGTGAATACCAAGAAGCGGCTCCCCGTCTGA
- a CDS encoding DUF882 domain-containing protein — MKAVALALTLACSLSALALATDAASAPPKKAVPPKRAKPELTAKYVQAVKAWHTRPTGRTAPRDETGRAKLVLASLNTGDRVEIAAATDRGTFLARDLDKAAKALRDSSSASEHPIEPRLIDLLYQLQRKFDAPEVRLVSGYRPGRAASERPPVRGRGSNHSCGRAADIVIPGARDEDVAKAARDLGFVGVGLYPTSGFVHVDVRERSYFWVDRSGPGRKNRERGILADLASKSDARAKTRGEEPTNPFAIGAEVEASLDARTDGEPVHDEDDED, encoded by the coding sequence ATGAAGGCCGTTGCCCTCGCGCTGACGCTCGCATGTTCGCTCTCGGCGTTGGCCCTCGCGACGGACGCAGCGTCGGCGCCCCCGAAGAAGGCCGTACCGCCGAAGCGCGCCAAGCCAGAGCTAACGGCGAAGTATGTGCAGGCGGTAAAGGCGTGGCACACACGACCAACAGGACGAACGGCGCCGCGCGACGAAACGGGACGCGCCAAGCTGGTGCTCGCATCGCTCAATACCGGGGACCGCGTTGAGATCGCGGCGGCGACCGACCGCGGCACGTTCCTGGCGCGTGACCTGGACAAGGCCGCGAAGGCTCTTCGCGACTCGTCTAGCGCCTCCGAACATCCCATCGAGCCGCGCCTCATCGATCTGCTCTACCAGCTGCAACGAAAGTTCGACGCGCCGGAGGTCCGCCTCGTCTCGGGCTACCGGCCGGGACGTGCCGCGAGCGAACGGCCGCCGGTCCGCGGCCGCGGCTCGAATCATTCCTGCGGACGGGCCGCCGACATCGTCATCCCCGGCGCGCGCGACGAAGACGTGGCGAAGGCGGCGCGCGACTTGGGCTTCGTCGGCGTGGGGCTCTACCCGACGAGCGGATTCGTCCACGTCGACGTGAGGGAGAGAAGTTACTTCTGGGTCGATCGGAGCGGTCCTGGCCGCAAGAACCGTGAACGGGGCATCCTGGCGGACCTCGCATCGAAGAGCGACGCCCGCGCGAAGACGCGCGGTGAGGAGCCGACGAACCCCTTCGCCATCGGCGCCGAGGTCGAGGCCTCGCTCGACGCCAGGACCGACGGTGAACCGGTCCACGACGAAGACGACGAGGACTGA
- a CDS encoding YfhL family 4Fe-4S dicluster ferredoxin produces MATHITADCINCGACEPECPNEAISEGDEIYVIDPELCTECVGFYDHEACQAVCPVECCLPDPAHSEAEQNLLERALRLHPDDEELKKRVSTNVFPSRFRK; encoded by the coding sequence ATGGCGACCCACATCACGGCTGACTGCATCAATTGCGGGGCTTGCGAGCCCGAGTGCCCCAACGAAGCGATCAGCGAGGGCGATGAGATCTACGTCATCGATCCCGAGCTGTGCACAGAGTGCGTGGGCTTCTACGACCACGAGGCCTGCCAGGCCGTGTGCCCCGTCGAGTGTTGCCTCCCCGACCCCGCCCACTCGGAAGCCGAACAGAATCTGTTGGAGCGCGCGTTGCGCCTTCATCCCGACGACGAGGAGCTCAAGAAGCGCGTCTCGACGAACGTGTTTCCGTCCCGGTTCCGCAAGTAG
- a CDS encoding pantoate--beta-alanine ligase, with amino-acid sequence MAVRFPIVVRPEALRSACDAARGRGARVAFVPTMGALHEGHLSLVREARARADFVVVSIFVNPTQFGPNEDFARYPRDLDADAKLLDGVGVDLLFAPPRDAMYPVGDETRVAVPRLAAGLCGPFRPGHFEGVATVVAKLLSIVGAADAIFGRKDYQQLAVIRRLVVDLYLPTTVVGAPIVREADGVAMSSRNAYLTPPERERARALSRGLAAAAELFAAGERSIGALVARVRREVEPAADRIDYVDLTDADSLAPLSGTVPERALLAIACHIGKTRLIDNTVLGEDPPPITSGQH; translated from the coding sequence ATGGCGGTCAGGTTTCCCATCGTCGTGCGCCCCGAGGCGCTCCGCAGCGCTTGCGATGCCGCACGAGGCCGTGGCGCGCGTGTCGCGTTCGTGCCCACGATGGGCGCGCTTCACGAAGGTCATCTCTCGCTCGTGCGTGAGGCCCGCGCCCGCGCGGACTTCGTCGTGGTCTCCATCTTCGTGAACCCGACGCAGTTTGGTCCCAACGAGGACTTTGCCCGCTACCCGCGTGATCTCGACGCGGACGCCAAGCTCCTCGACGGCGTTGGCGTCGATCTGTTGTTCGCGCCACCGCGTGACGCAATGTATCCCGTTGGTGATGAGACGCGGGTCGCCGTGCCGCGCCTCGCCGCAGGGCTGTGCGGCCCCTTCCGTCCAGGACACTTCGAAGGTGTCGCGACGGTTGTCGCGAAGCTGCTCTCAATTGTTGGGGCGGCGGACGCGATCTTTGGCCGCAAGGACTACCAGCAGCTCGCCGTGATTCGTCGCCTTGTCGTTGATCTCTACCTGCCTACGACGGTGGTTGGCGCGCCTATCGTTCGAGAGGCCGACGGCGTCGCCATGAGCTCTCGCAACGCATACCTCACGCCGCCGGAGCGCGAGCGAGCGCGCGCGCTTTCACGTGGCCTCGCCGCTGCGGCGGAGCTGTTCGCGGCCGGCGAGCGGTCGATCGGCGCCCTGGTTGCGCGCGTGCGTCGCGAGGTCGAGCCAGCCGCCGATCGCATCGACTACGTAGACCTGACCGACGCCGACTCCTTGGCGCCGCTTTCTGGGACCGTCCCCGAGCGGGCGCTCCTCGCCATCGCGTGTCACATCGGCAAGACGCGCCTCATCGACAACACGGTCCTCGGCGAAGACCCGCCGCCGATCACCTCTGGTCAGCACTGA
- a CDS encoding protein kinase — MNRSTTKTTRTEVDADIERLILAERLREAATLAEARGDLQLAAELYERDCLFAEAGRAALRGNLPERALLLACEAHDDDTAESALADLDDARLPTLASALSMKGHHGWAARLFEAIGQGDAAATAWSRAGREERAADILEHRGDPAAAARELEAGLRRVPERWDLKLRLGRLLDRHGRREAAIRALQEIPKGAAERGPATMELARIFGAMNLGAAQGECLTELAALGFETSPPSQRPAAMARDEETFFGRYRRKRDVASTANARVIECIDTLTEEHVALKVFAGNGLRGVGRDALVRFEREVTILRGLRHPSVVPLREYVPEGPALVLAWMSGGSLAEMLAKEPLAPARAVEIAAAVLDALSAAHRAGVIHRDVKPSNVLFDGAGAARLADFGAAHLGDLAATATAGVIGTFAYMSPEQKLGHPATIQSDLYGIGAMLSEMLVGSAAAGTLPSALHRDLDRRHDAALAALLAKEPQARPADAAAARKLLLELRWPTSFEPVARPLPESAPELPAKSRLESLGNDLYRDEWTGRLVRLVPLTESTLTRARAFAQALASVTGGVEVVLRVDASAAKLWIEAREGAPLERPLTASESRRLGAVLSVLHQAGVPHGRVDRAHIRLLPREGAVLAFTAETTPTATPDLDLIALSELSRGASS; from the coding sequence GTGAACCGGTCCACGACGAAGACGACGAGGACTGAGGTGGACGCCGACATCGAGCGTCTCATCCTTGCGGAGCGCTTGCGGGAAGCGGCGACGCTCGCGGAAGCGCGCGGCGACTTGCAGCTCGCGGCCGAGCTCTACGAGCGGGATTGCCTCTTTGCCGAAGCGGGCCGGGCAGCCCTTCGCGGGAACCTCCCGGAGCGCGCGCTCCTGCTCGCCTGCGAGGCCCACGACGACGACACAGCGGAGTCGGCGCTCGCCGACCTAGACGACGCTCGCTTGCCGACGCTCGCGAGCGCGCTCTCCATGAAGGGACATCACGGGTGGGCCGCGAGGCTCTTCGAGGCTATCGGACAAGGGGACGCGGCCGCCACCGCTTGGTCTCGCGCCGGCCGCGAGGAGCGCGCCGCCGACATCCTCGAACACCGGGGTGATCCGGCGGCCGCGGCCCGCGAGCTAGAGGCGGGCCTTCGCCGCGTCCCGGAGCGGTGGGACCTCAAGCTACGGCTAGGCCGCCTCCTCGACCGACACGGTCGTCGCGAAGCGGCGATTCGCGCACTGCAGGAGATCCCAAAGGGGGCGGCGGAGCGCGGCCCCGCAACCATGGAACTGGCGCGCATCTTCGGCGCGATGAACCTCGGCGCTGCCCAAGGCGAGTGCCTCACGGAGCTGGCGGCGCTCGGCTTCGAGACGAGCCCCCCGTCGCAGCGCCCCGCGGCAATGGCGCGCGACGAGGAGACGTTCTTTGGTCGCTACCGGCGGAAGCGCGACGTGGCGTCGACGGCGAACGCGCGCGTCATCGAATGCATCGATACGCTGACGGAGGAGCACGTCGCGCTAAAGGTCTTTGCCGGCAACGGTCTCCGCGGCGTTGGGCGCGATGCGCTGGTGCGCTTCGAGCGCGAGGTCACGATCTTGCGCGGACTTCGCCACCCCAGCGTCGTCCCGCTGCGCGAATACGTCCCGGAAGGTCCCGCGCTGGTGCTCGCGTGGATGAGCGGTGGCTCGCTCGCGGAGATGTTGGCGAAGGAGCCGCTCGCGCCGGCGCGCGCCGTCGAGATCGCCGCGGCGGTCCTCGACGCGTTATCCGCGGCGCATCGCGCGGGCGTTATCCATCGCGACGTCAAGCCGTCGAACGTTCTCTTCGATGGCGCCGGCGCAGCCCGACTCGCGGACTTCGGGGCCGCGCACCTCGGCGATCTCGCAGCGACGGCGACGGCCGGCGTCATCGGGACGTTCGCCTACATGAGCCCGGAACAAAAGCTCGGCCACCCGGCAACCATCCAGAGCGATCTATACGGCATCGGGGCCATGCTCTCGGAGATGCTCGTGGGCAGCGCGGCGGCGGGCACGCTACCGAGCGCGCTTCATCGCGACCTCGATCGGCGACACGACGCCGCGCTCGCCGCGCTCCTCGCGAAAGAGCCTCAGGCACGCCCCGCGGACGCCGCCGCCGCGCGGAAGCTTCTGCTCGAGCTTCGGTGGCCGACCAGCTTCGAACCGGTGGCGCGCCCTCTCCCAGAAAGTGCACCGGAGCTGCCCGCAAAGTCGCGACTCGAAAGCCTCGGCAACGACCTCTACCGCGACGAATGGACCGGCCGTTTGGTTCGTCTGGTGCCGCTCACCGAGTCGACGTTGACGCGGGCCCGCGCCTTCGCGCAGGCCCTCGCGAGCGTGACGGGCGGTGTTGAAGTCGTTCTCCGTGTCGACGCCTCCGCCGCAAAACTCTGGATCGAAGCGCGAGAGGGCGCGCCGCTTGAGCGGCCGCTCACGGCATCGGAGAGTCGGCGCCTCGGCGCCGTGTTGTCGGTGCTGCACCAGGCCGGCGTCCCTCACGGCCGCGTCGATCGAGCACACATCCGTCTGTTGCCCAGGGAGGGCGCTGTCCTCGCGTTTACCGCCGAGACCACGCCGACGGCAACGCCCGATCTCGACCTCATCGCGCTCTCGGAGCTGTCGCGAGGCGCGAGCAGCTGA
- a CDS encoding ABC transporter permease subunit encodes MKAPWRMAPLALVTAACLLAKGHGSPTRLEPAHAWCAPSASRLLGCGEGGVNLLPFVAHGILRGVVLAAGVAALAFVIGTVVGAAAALRGGSVERATERTRSAASLPGFLLAMVVLSAVRAPSRAHLGAVFLLTAWAPFARLALSQTRVLREATFVSAAVALGAAPGHVLLRHIVPNLVGVGRVQLGATAAGVVVGEAALAFVGLGPADGVSLGALMDQGVAGMLRAPHVLALGSLSVLVTSGALLVASGSATPIRSDR; translated from the coding sequence GTGAAAGCACCGTGGCGCATGGCGCCGCTCGCGCTCGTCACGGCGGCGTGTCTCTTGGCAAAGGGACACGGCTCACCGACGCGCCTTGAGCCGGCGCACGCTTGGTGTGCGCCCTCAGCATCGCGGCTCCTTGGGTGCGGCGAGGGAGGCGTGAACCTCTTGCCCTTCGTGGCGCACGGGATCTTGCGCGGCGTCGTGCTCGCCGCGGGCGTGGCCGCCCTGGCCTTCGTCATCGGCACCGTCGTCGGAGCGGCGGCGGCGCTGCGCGGCGGCTCCGTCGAGCGCGCCACCGAGCGCACGCGATCTGCTGCAAGCCTTCCCGGGTTCTTGCTCGCGATGGTGGTCCTCTCGGCGGTGCGTGCGCCGTCGCGCGCTCACTTGGGGGCGGTCTTCCTCTTGACCGCGTGGGCGCCCTTTGCGCGCCTCGCGCTTTCGCAAACGCGGGTCCTCCGAGAGGCGACCTTCGTCTCGGCGGCCGTGGCCCTCGGCGCCGCTCCGGGCCACGTGCTCTTGCGTCACATCGTTCCCAACCTCGTTGGTGTCGGGCGCGTGCAGCTCGGCGCTACGGCCGCCGGCGTCGTCGTGGGCGAGGCGGCGCTGGCATTCGTGGGCCTTGGCCCCGCCGACGGCGTGTCGCTCGGCGCGCTCATGGATCAAGGCGTCGCCGGCATGTTGCGCGCGCCGCACGTCCTCGCGTTGGGCTCGCTCTCGGTGCTCGTCACGAGCGGAGCGTTGCTCGTGGCTTCCGGCTCCGCGACGCCGATTCGTAGCGATCGCTGA
- a CDS encoding HEAT repeat domain-containing protein: protein MQDCAGVCSPPLPRSIEAAFRDVGSTKSDVRAAAARDVARHALADAKLRERAVQALSAALEDAAPLVRSAAALGLGELEAKESLPRLLLCVEDENNDVRQMALTALGELGDERALPRLRRALTDERPEVRYQAVIAVARLASPSEIAEVLAASLADSDGAVRYIALRVGEERLVELVKDSPAALPAFAPLVEAAAGLCVEKGLEPRLVLPAAILLARAGRRDEAARFVRDAVRGALSPIEQEDEQEAVELAGELGLSDLVPDLERRAYGAARLLRDTCVFHATIALARLGHGRAIEQITRDLTARRGPTRAAAVVAAGRARLVSLRSVIASLDDASVDAALRREALGLLDEAAP from the coding sequence GTGCAAGACTGCGCGGGTGTTTGCTCCCCTCCGCTGCCCCGCTCCATCGAGGCTGCCTTCCGTGATGTCGGCTCCACGAAGTCCGACGTGCGCGCGGCGGCGGCGCGCGATGTGGCGCGGCACGCCCTCGCCGACGCGAAGCTGCGCGAACGGGCCGTGCAAGCGCTATCGGCGGCCCTCGAAGACGCGGCGCCCCTCGTTCGCTCGGCGGCGGCGCTCGGCCTCGGTGAGCTCGAGGCCAAGGAGAGCTTGCCGCGCCTCCTGCTCTGCGTCGAAGACGAGAACAACGACGTGCGCCAGATGGCGCTCACGGCGCTCGGCGAGCTCGGCGACGAGCGGGCGTTGCCGCGGCTACGGCGCGCGCTCACCGATGAGCGCCCCGAGGTTCGGTACCAGGCCGTCATCGCCGTGGCGCGCCTCGCGTCGCCTTCGGAAATCGCCGAGGTGCTCGCGGCGTCGCTCGCCGACTCGGATGGAGCGGTCCGGTACATCGCCCTTCGCGTCGGCGAGGAGCGGCTCGTCGAGCTCGTCAAAGATAGCCCCGCGGCCTTGCCCGCGTTTGCGCCGCTCGTCGAGGCCGCCGCCGGCCTTTGCGTGGAGAAAGGCTTGGAGCCGCGGCTCGTGCTCCCAGCCGCGATCCTCCTCGCCCGTGCCGGCCGTCGCGACGAAGCGGCGCGCTTCGTCAGGGACGCGGTGCGCGGCGCGCTGTCGCCCATCGAGCAGGAAGACGAGCAGGAGGCCGTCGAACTCGCCGGCGAGCTTGGCCTCTCAGACCTCGTGCCCGACTTGGAGCGACGCGCCTACGGCGCCGCGCGGCTCCTCCGCGATACGTGCGTCTTCCACGCAACCATCGCCCTCGCGCGTTTGGGGCACGGTCGCGCCATCGAGCAGATCACGCGCGATCTCACGGCGCGGCGCGGCCCGACGCGCGCCGCGGCGGTGGTCGCGGCGGGCCGGGCGCGGCTCGTGTCCTTGCGCAGCGTCATCGCGTCGCTCGACGACGCGTCCGTCGATGCGGCCCTTCGGCGCGAGGCGCTTGGGCTCCTCGACGAGGCCGCACCTTGA
- a CDS encoding 3-methyl-2-oxobutanoate dehydrogenase gives MTLDTGHSGSSASLPWGAPRVASDADPHDVGLLRVLDDEARAAAGAPTIPSDILLRGYREMRRLRAIDARMIVLQRQGRVGFYGACTGQEAVPIATGLALEANDWVFPALREQSVMLVRGFPLRAFIAQVFGNSGDVLKGRQMPSHHSGRAVHQVSWSSNIGPQIPQAVGAAWAMKRRRAEDGPRIAVGFSGDGATSQPDFHYALNFAVRYDVPAVLVTQNNHWSISVPTSKQTASRTLAIKGRAYRIPTARVDGNDLLAVYLVLKAAFERARRGEGPSFVECVTYRMGAHSTSDDPTRYRSNEEVEHWRRKDPVDRLRKHLAGLGLVTDASDAALDLEFASEIGAAIKDVEALPPPDRATLFDDVYATLPWHLEEQRAALAKLPPAPTHG, from the coding sequence ATGACGCTCGACACCGGTCACTCGGGCTCCTCCGCCTCTCTACCCTGGGGCGCTCCACGCGTGGCGAGCGACGCCGACCCCCACGACGTCGGCCTCTTACGCGTCCTCGACGACGAAGCGCGGGCCGCCGCAGGCGCGCCGACGATTCCTTCCGACATCCTGCTCCGCGGCTACCGCGAGATGCGCCGGCTCCGCGCCATCGACGCGCGCATGATCGTGCTGCAAAGGCAGGGGCGCGTCGGCTTCTACGGCGCGTGCACGGGCCAGGAAGCGGTGCCCATCGCCACGGGCCTCGCGCTCGAAGCGAACGATTGGGTCTTCCCGGCGCTCCGCGAGCAGAGCGTGATGCTCGTGCGTGGCTTTCCGCTTCGGGCCTTCATCGCGCAGGTCTTTGGCAACTCCGGCGATGTCCTCAAGGGGCGGCAGATGCCGAGCCACCACTCGGGTCGCGCCGTTCATCAGGTGAGTTGGTCGTCGAACATCGGCCCCCAGATCCCGCAGGCCGTGGGCGCCGCGTGGGCCATGAAGCGGCGCCGCGCCGAAGACGGCCCCCGCATCGCCGTCGGATTTTCCGGCGACGGCGCCACCAGCCAGCCGGACTTTCACTACGCTCTCAACTTCGCCGTCCGATACGACGTGCCGGCGGTCTTGGTCACGCAGAACAACCACTGGTCCATCAGCGTTCCTACGTCAAAACAGACGGCGTCACGCACCCTCGCCATCAAGGGGCGCGCGTATCGCATCCCCACGGCACGCGTCGACGGCAACGATCTCTTGGCCGTGTACCTCGTCCTCAAGGCGGCCTTCGAGCGCGCTCGCCGCGGGGAAGGGCCAAGCTTCGTCGAGTGCGTCACCTACCGCATGGGCGCGCACTCCACGAGCGATGATCCGACGCGCTACCGCTCCAACGAGGAAGTCGAGCACTGGCGCCGCAAAGATCCCGTCGATCGGCTGCGCAAGCACCTCGCCGGTCTGGGCCTCGTGACCGATGCGTCGGACGCGGCGCTCGACCTTGAATTCGCCTCGGAGATAGGGGCTGCCATCAAAGACGTCGAGGCCCTGCCGCCGCCCGATCGCGCGACGCTCTTCGATGACGTGTACGCCACGTTGCCCTGGCACCTCGAAGAGCAGAGGGCCGCGCTCGCCAAATTGCCGCCGGCCCCTACACACGGCTGA